In Candidatus Pacearchaeota archaeon, the genomic stretch TAGAATTAATCTATCATTAAAAGAGGCGAGGAAATAATTTTATAAAAGTTAGTTCGCCTTTTAATTTTAAATCAGTAAATCCTACATGCAGGCAATTTTTTTAGACAAAGAAAAAATTAGGACAATGCTAAAGGACATTAAAGAAGCTGAGGGAATACCTGTTTATCCTAAAGGTAATGAAATTGAAGAAATAAACCAAAGCTTTATTGCAGAAAAAGAAGAAGCAATTCCTTCAGAGCCTAATTTACTAGAACCAGAAAACGCAGAAACAACGCCCGAAAAAGGTCCTCTTTCTGTAGAGGAAGAAACTAAAAAAGCAGAAGATCTTGCTTACGAATTAGCCCTTTCAACAAATAAAAGTGAGGATAATATAAAACAAAAAGTTTTACAAGAAGAAATTTATCCCGAAGAAAATACAGAAAAACCCGAAGAGGTACCTGTTACCTTTATGAATCCTCCTGAACCTGAACCACAAATTCCTGAGCCCGAACCTGTTTCAGAGCCAGAACCCGAAATAGAAAAACCACAAGAAGAAATTCCTGTAACTTTGCCAGTTGAAGAACCAACTCCTGACATCAAAGAGCTTGAATTAAATATGTCAGAAAAAATTCCTAGCGCAAGAGAACTGGGACTAGAAGAAGCTGAAAGAATACCAAGTGCCGAAGAACTAGGACTAGAAGAAGCAAAAGAAAAAAAAGAAGAGATAAACATTATTAATGAAGACGAAGAAAGACTAGCTAAAATATCTGAAGAAACCCTTATACTTGAAGAAGCTTTAAAGGATGTTAATAAAGAAAAAGCTCCATTTGAAGAAAGAAAAAAAGAGATTGAAGATGAAATAGGCAACATCAAAAAGAAATTAGAATTAGTTCTTGAAAAGAAAACCAGGATAGATGAAATAAAGAAAGATTTAGAAGAAAAAGAAGCTATTGCTAATACACCTGAAGAAAAAAGAGTCATTGAAAAAGAAAGGTGGAAGGTAGAAGACGAAAGAAATAATATTGAACAAGAAAAATACAATAAAGAAGACGAGATAAAATCATTAAAGTTGCAGATAAGAGAGTGTGATTTGAATGCTGAGAAAGTAATGGCTAAAGAAAAAGACACCCTTCTACAGTTAGAAGTCTTAAAAAGAGATAAAAATAGAATTATTCTTGGACAAACAAAGAAAGATTTAGAAGAAAGACTAGAACCGTTAAACAAATCTGTTGAAGATATAAAGAAAGAAATGTTTGAAAATACTAAACAAAGAGATAAATCAGACAAGGGATTGTCAGATATTGGATTAAAAGAAAAAGCAATTGAAGATGAAATTAAAATCCTAGAAAGAAGACAAAATGAAACAACTGATGAAATAATATTGAGAGATATTGAAATGAGAAGAAAAACTGCTGAAGAGAAAAGAAGAAGTCTTGAAAAAGATCGTTGGGAAATAGAAGATAAGGTAAGAGACTTTGAAGAAAATAGAAAAATCATCAAAGAAAAATATCAGGAAATTTCTTCCCAGATTAAACAAATCAAGGACGAACTACTAAGTATTGAAGAAAAGATAAAATAACAAGCATGGCCAAAAAACAAACCAGGAATTCTAAGCTATTAGTACGAGCGATAATAGTAATAATATTTCTCTTGATAGTTTTAGCCATTATTAAAATATTAAATATAATATGACACCAGAATTTATAGCTCAAAGAAAGAACGACCTAGAAGGAAAGAAGAAAGATTTAGAGGAACAATTAAGAACTTTTGCCAGTAAAACAAGTAAGGATAACTGGCAAACAGCTTATCCTCAATTAACCGACACTCCTGAAGATAAGGTTGATGAAGTAGAGGAATATGAAAATCTTTTACCAGTTGAACACTCTCTAGAAGAAAGCTTAAAAGATGTTAATGCAGCTCTAGAAAGAATAGAACAGGGGACATACGGCAAATGTGAGAACTGTGGATGCCCAGATTGTGAATGCGAAATACCAGAAGAGCGATTAATTGCTTTACCTGAAGCTAAAACCTGTAATACTTGCAAATGTAAATGTAATGAATGTAAAAAAGAAGGGGAATAGCCCTTCTTTTCTTATATCAAAAAACCGAATTATTATTCGGATTAATTAATTTAGTAAGAAATTTTACTACCTCTTCCGTATACAGCTAATAGTGGGTTAGACGATCCTCTAGTTTCAAAATGCAAATGAGATCCTGTTCCGCCAATGCCCCTAACGACATTACCAGTATTTCCCATATATCCAATAACTTGACCTTGAGAAACAGTAACTCCTGACTCTATTCCTCTAGCAAAGAAACTTAAATGAGCATATAAAGTCACAACTCCATTAGGATGAAGAATTGTAATATAGTTTCCATAAGGCCAT encodes the following:
- a CDS encoding TraR/DksA C4-type zinc finger protein, which translates into the protein MTPEFIAQRKNDLEGKKKDLEEQLRTFASKTSKDNWQTAYPQLTDTPEDKVDEVEEYENLLPVEHSLEESLKDVNAALERIEQGTYGKCENCGCPDCECEIPEERLIALPEAKTCNTCKCKCNECKKEGE